The following coding sequences lie in one Streptomyces venezuelae genomic window:
- a CDS encoding aminotransferase class IV, with translation MTGPTPAQLAQRVEVDGRPATAESLLWPALVQTGHFTAMQVRGGRVRGLDLHLARLDAATRELFGDGVDGEHVRGLVRHILRDDITDASVRVYVHAPAGKPSHLVTVRPPTELPATMEERAQSLRSVAYQRPFAHIKHLGGFGQARHAELARADGFDEVLLTGPGGEVSEGAVTNVAFFDGAGIVWPDAPHLAGITMRLVESRLPAAGLPSRHAPVTLADLPSYRAAFVTNAWGVRPVRRIDDVAYGVDEQLMARVAGVYEDVPWDTV, from the coding sequence ATGACCGGCCCCACACCGGCACAACTGGCGCAGCGCGTCGAGGTCGACGGGCGGCCCGCGACCGCCGAGAGCCTCCTGTGGCCCGCCCTCGTCCAGACCGGCCACTTCACCGCGATGCAGGTCAGGGGCGGCAGGGTGCGCGGCCTCGACCTGCATCTGGCACGGCTCGACGCGGCCACGCGTGAACTGTTCGGGGACGGGGTCGACGGGGAGCACGTGCGCGGTCTCGTCCGGCACATCCTGCGCGACGACATCACGGACGCGTCCGTACGGGTCTACGTCCACGCCCCGGCCGGGAAGCCGTCCCACCTGGTCACCGTCCGGCCGCCCACGGAGCTGCCCGCCACCATGGAGGAGCGGGCGCAGTCGCTGCGTTCCGTGGCGTATCAGCGGCCCTTCGCCCACATCAAGCACCTGGGCGGATTCGGGCAGGCCCGCCACGCGGAGCTCGCGCGGGCCGACGGCTTCGACGAGGTGCTGCTCACCGGTCCCGGCGGGGAGGTCAGCGAGGGCGCGGTCACGAACGTCGCCTTCTTCGACGGCGCGGGCATCGTCTGGCCGGACGCGCCGCACCTGGCCGGCATCACGATGCGGCTCGTCGAGTCGCGCCTGCCCGCCGCGGGGCTGCCCAGCCGGCACGCCCCCGTGACCCTCGCGGACCTCCCCTCGTACCGGGCGGCCTTCGTCACGAACGCGTGGGGAGTACGTCCCGTGCGGCGGATCGACGACGTCGCGTACGGGGTCGACGAGCAGCTGATGGCGCGCGTGGCGGGGGTGTACGAGGACGTGCCGTGGGACACCGTCTGA
- the soxR gene encoding redox-sensitive transcriptional activator SoxR codes for MTHRLAPKAKEATIGELAARSGVAPSALRFYEAEGLITSRRTSGNQRRYSRDTLRRVAFIRTSQQLGMPLATIREVLALLPEDRTPNRADWARISECWREDLDTRIRTLQRLRDNLTDCIGCGCLSLSRCALSNTWDTLGARGPGPRRLVEKRIPCATGSCEGTAENDKEQEDVSA; via the coding sequence ATGACGCACCGCCTCGCACCGAAAGCCAAGGAAGCCACCATCGGCGAGCTCGCAGCGCGCAGCGGGGTCGCCCCCTCCGCCCTGCGGTTCTACGAGGCCGAAGGGCTCATCACGTCCCGCCGCACATCGGGCAATCAGCGCCGCTACAGCCGCGACACCCTGCGCCGGGTCGCCTTCATCCGCACCTCGCAGCAGCTCGGCATGCCGCTCGCCACGATCCGCGAGGTGCTCGCCCTCCTCCCCGAGGACCGCACGCCGAACCGCGCGGACTGGGCGAGGATCTCCGAGTGCTGGCGCGAGGACCTCGACACCCGCATACGGACCCTGCAGCGGCTGCGCGACAACCTCACCGACTGCATCGGCTGCGGTTGTCTCTCCCTGTCCAGGTGCGCGCTGTCCAACACGTGGGACACGCTGGGCGCACGCGGCCCCGGCCCGCGGCGCCTCGTGGAGAAGCGGATCCCGTGCGCGACGGGCTCCTGCGAGGGCACCGCGGAGAACGACAAGGAACAGGAGGACGTGTCCGCATGA
- a CDS encoding sensor histidine kinase: MTRVRAALNGLGLRWKIAALLAVGCAVVAVAIGLLVHHARLDQISSGARSGAFAQLVRVRQLYELTGQVDQADTDAGVDDPEVPAALRRAALAGQRTTYLDMTSDDPCVWAARPVGDNPRHVLSIREPLREQADDMAEFDRRLLVSGAVVVGLAALGGAGLSSRLSRELRTAAATARRISQGDLDARIDHPRPPGVRHGKDEVAELATAVDTMAASLQQRLEAEQRFTADVAHELRTPLTGLHTAAELLPPSRPTELVRDRVRALRTLTEDLLEVARLDAEVEKPDLEVHRLGPLVESIAERAGGSAAAFTAEGTESAYDTFVRTDARRLERIFTNLVCNARKHGGDPVEVRVDGVEVTVRDHGPGFPDRLLDDGPQRFQTGARERGQGTGLGLTIACGQAQVIGTRVEFSNAADGGAVAVVRLPRA, from the coding sequence GTGACCCGGGTCCGTGCCGCGCTCAACGGTCTCGGGCTGCGCTGGAAGATCGCCGCGCTGCTCGCCGTGGGCTGCGCGGTGGTCGCCGTCGCCATCGGGCTGCTCGTCCACCACGCGCGGCTCGACCAGATCTCCTCGGGCGCCCGGTCCGGTGCGTTCGCCCAACTCGTACGCGTACGGCAGCTGTACGAGCTGACGGGACAGGTCGACCAGGCCGACACCGACGCCGGTGTCGACGACCCCGAGGTGCCCGCCGCGCTGCGCAGGGCCGCGCTGGCCGGGCAGCGCACCACCTACCTCGACATGACGTCGGACGACCCGTGCGTGTGGGCGGCGCGGCCGGTCGGCGACAACCCCCGGCATGTCCTGTCCATCCGTGAACCGCTGCGCGAACAGGCCGACGACATGGCGGAGTTCGACCGGCGGCTGCTGGTCTCGGGCGCCGTCGTCGTCGGACTCGCCGCGCTCGGGGGCGCCGGGCTCTCGAGCAGGCTCAGCCGCGAGCTGCGTACGGCGGCGGCCACCGCGCGCCGCATCAGCCAGGGCGACCTCGACGCCCGTATCGACCATCCGCGCCCGCCCGGGGTGCGGCACGGCAAGGACGAGGTGGCCGAACTCGCCACCGCCGTCGACACGATGGCCGCCTCCCTCCAGCAGCGTCTTGAGGCCGAGCAGCGTTTCACCGCCGACGTCGCCCACGAGCTGCGCACCCCGCTGACCGGACTGCACACGGCGGCCGAGCTGCTGCCGCCGAGCCGCCCCACCGAGCTCGTGCGCGACCGGGTCCGCGCCCTGCGCACCCTCACCGAGGACCTCCTCGAAGTGGCGCGCCTCGACGCGGAGGTGGAGAAGCCCGACCTGGAGGTGCACCGGCTGGGGCCGCTCGTCGAGTCCATCGCCGAGCGCGCGGGCGGGTCGGCGGCGGCGTTCACGGCGGAGGGTACGGAGAGCGCGTACGACACGTTCGTCCGTACCGACGCGCGCCGTCTGGAGCGCATCTTCACCAACCTCGTCTGCAACGCCCGCAAGCACGGCGGCGATCCGGTCGAGGTGCGGGTCGACGGCGTCGAGGTGACGGTCCGCGACCACGGGCCCGGCTTCCCCGACCGCCTCCTCGACGACGGCCCGCAGCGCTTCCAGACCGGTGCGCGGGAGCGCGGCCAGGGCACCGGCCTCGGCCTGACCATCGCGTGCGGGCAGGCCCAGGTGATCGGCACCCGCGTGGAGTTCTCCAACGCCGCGGACGGCGGCGCGGTCGCGGTGGTGCGGCTGCCACGGGCCTGA
- a CDS encoding DUF6355 family natural product biosynthesis protein yields the protein MRVRRSLPAIIGALAVGLGMTMASSASAEPAAIQNPCGFYETGSDAYYNHCTSDGSRIVIEIDDWGPNSEQCVGPGVTWIGSASDVDGAWYTGRTC from the coding sequence ATGCGAGTTCGCCGTTCCCTGCCGGCCATCATCGGCGCCCTGGCCGTCGGCCTCGGTATGACCATGGCGTCCTCGGCCTCCGCCGAGCCCGCGGCCATCCAGAACCCTTGCGGGTTCTACGAGACGGGCAGCGACGCCTACTACAACCACTGCACGAGCGACGGCTCGCGCATCGTGATCGAGATCGACGACTGGGGCCCCAACAGCGAGCAGTGTGTGGGCCCCGGCGTGACCTGGATCGGCTCCGCCTCGGACGTCGACGGTGCCTGGTACACGGGCCGCACCTGCTGA
- a CDS encoding NAD(P)/FAD-dependent oxidoreductase, which translates to MVVIGAGLAGARVAQRLGADTVLIGEESHAPYNRVLLAEVLAGRYGPDVIALPTPQGMVLRTRAVRVDRVGRRVHCADGSVVPYGTLVLATGSNPVLPPLRGLFAPGARELPCGVHAFRTMDDCLALSAAVAPGVRAVVIGGGLLGVSAARALAVRGAQVVLTQQAERLMERQLDPASSELVRRHLTDLGVEVHTECRVRGVRVTDGTVRHVELADGYLLDTDVTVLACGVRPRTGLAEAAGLDVRRGVVVDDLLRTSDPHIRAVGDCAEHAGRVYGLATPAVEQADTLAAALGHTPTDGTAPRPYTGTRTLTRLTLPGPGPLDLAAFGDPEPRPDDDVVQLADATRGTYRRVVVRDGRLVGGVLLGELTAVGALARAWEADDPLPDDDSPLLHLLTSDGGR; encoded by the coding sequence GTGGTGGTGATCGGCGCGGGCCTCGCGGGCGCCCGCGTGGCGCAGCGCCTCGGCGCGGACACCGTCCTGATCGGCGAGGAGAGCCACGCCCCGTACAACCGCGTCCTGCTCGCCGAGGTCCTCGCGGGCCGGTACGGGCCCGACGTGATCGCCCTGCCGACCCCGCAGGGCATGGTGCTGCGCACCCGCGCGGTCCGCGTCGACCGTGTCGGGCGGCGCGTGCACTGCGCGGACGGCAGCGTCGTCCCGTACGGAACCCTCGTCCTCGCCACCGGCTCGAACCCCGTCCTGCCGCCGCTGCGCGGCCTGTTCGCGCCCGGTGCCCGTGAACTCCCCTGCGGGGTGCACGCGTTCCGGACCATGGACGACTGCCTCGCCCTGTCGGCGGCGGTCGCGCCGGGCGTCCGGGCCGTCGTCATCGGCGGCGGCCTCCTCGGCGTCTCTGCGGCCCGCGCCCTGGCGGTGCGGGGCGCCCAGGTCGTCCTGACCCAGCAGGCCGAGCGGCTCATGGAGCGGCAGCTCGACCCGGCCTCGTCGGAGCTGGTGCGGCGGCACCTCACGGACCTGGGCGTGGAGGTGCACACCGAGTGCCGGGTGCGCGGCGTCCGCGTCACCGACGGGACCGTGCGCCACGTCGAACTCGCCGACGGGTATCTGCTGGACACCGATGTGACCGTCCTCGCCTGCGGTGTGCGGCCCCGCACCGGTCTCGCCGAGGCAGCCGGGCTCGACGTGCGCCGAGGCGTCGTCGTGGACGACCTGCTGCGGACGTCGGACCCGCACATCCGGGCCGTCGGGGACTGCGCGGAGCACGCGGGCCGTGTGTACGGCCTGGCGACGCCCGCCGTCGAGCAGGCCGACACGCTCGCCGCGGCGCTGGGGCACACACCCACCGACGGAACCGCCCCGCGCCCCTACACCGGCACCCGCACCCTCACCCGCCTCACCCTGCCGGGCCCGGGCCCGCTGGACCTCGCGGCCTTCGGGGACCCGGAGCCGCGCCCCGACGACGACGTCGTGCAGCTGGCCGACGCCACGCGCGGCACGTACCGCAGGGTCGTCGTCCGCGACGGCCGCCTCGTCGGCGGCGTGCTGCTCGGCGAGCTCACCGCGGTCGGCGCGCTCGCCCGCGCCTGGGAGGCCGACGACCCGCTGCCCGACGACGACAGCCCCCTGCTCCACCTGCTCACCTCTGACGGAGGCCGCTGA
- a CDS encoding sulfite exporter TauE/SafE family protein: protein MPDISLTTVVVLCLAALAAGWIDAVVGGGGLLLLPALLLGLPGGTPAAHALGTNKAVAIVGTTGAAVTYVRKTPVDVPTAVRIGLAALAGSMGGAFFAAGMSTDVLKPVIMVVLLAVAAFVILKPAFGTAPATGPASPKRILAAIGLAGLGIGFYDGLIGPGTGTFLVLALTAVLHLDLVSASATAKIVNCCTNAGALAMFAWQGAVLWQLAGLMAVFNLAGGMFGAHTALKKGSGFVRVVLLTTVLGLVVKMAYEQWLA, encoded by the coding sequence ATGCCTGACATATCCCTGACCACGGTCGTCGTCCTCTGTCTCGCCGCTCTCGCGGCCGGCTGGATCGACGCCGTGGTCGGCGGCGGGGGACTGCTGCTGCTTCCCGCCCTGCTGCTCGGCCTGCCCGGCGGCACCCCGGCCGCGCACGCCCTCGGCACGAACAAGGCCGTCGCGATCGTCGGAACGACGGGCGCCGCGGTGACGTACGTCAGGAAGACACCCGTCGACGTGCCGACAGCGGTCCGCATCGGCCTCGCCGCGCTCGCCGGTTCGATGGGCGGCGCGTTCTTCGCCGCCGGGATGAGCACCGACGTGCTCAAGCCCGTGATCATGGTGGTGCTGCTCGCCGTCGCCGCCTTCGTGATCCTCAAGCCGGCGTTCGGCACGGCGCCCGCCACCGGCCCCGCCTCCCCGAAGCGGATCCTCGCCGCGATCGGCCTCGCGGGCCTCGGCATCGGCTTCTACGACGGGCTCATCGGGCCCGGCACCGGCACGTTCCTCGTCCTCGCCCTGACCGCCGTGCTCCACCTCGACCTCGTCTCGGCCTCGGCGACCGCGAAGATCGTGAACTGCTGCACCAACGCGGGTGCCCTCGCGATGTTCGCCTGGCAGGGCGCGGTCCTGTGGCAGCTGGCCGGTCTCATGGCCGTCTTCAACCTGGCGGGCGGCATGTTCGGCGCGCACACGGCGCTGAAGAAGGGCAGCGGGTTCGTCCGCGTCGTGCTCCTGACGACCGTCCTCGGGCTCGTGGTGAAGATGGCGTACGAGCAGTGGCTGGCCTGA
- a CDS encoding molybdopterin oxidoreductase family protein, translating to MHSTATPAVPATPETTATPAAPAPAGSSATSTHCPYCALQCGMDLVTGPQGVEVVERTGFPVNKGALCGKGRTAPAVLSSRVRLTEPLVRSRATGELTPATWEEALDRVADGLIRTRTEYGADACGVFGGGGLTNEKAYALGKFARVALGTSQIDYNGRFCMSSAAAAGQRAFGLDRGLPFPLADIPRTGCVILVGSNLAETMPPALRYLTELRENGGTLIVVDPRRTRTAEQADLHLAPRPGTDLALALGLLHLIVAEGRTDDAFIEERTSGWEEARAAAMAHWPEHVERITGVAVPQLRDAVRLFCGADAAMVLTARGPEQQSKGTDTVGAWINLCLATGRAGRPFSGYGCLTGQGNGQGGREHGQKADQLPGYRKLTDPAARAHVAGVWGVDPDSLPGPGRSAYELLDALGGDIKSLLLMGSNPVVSAPRAAHVEERLRSLDFLAVADVVLSETARLADVVLPVTQWAEETGTVTNLEGRVLLRQRAVSAPAGVRGDLDVLHGLAERLGHGKGFPTEPEEVFEELRRASAGGPADYSGISYERLREDDGKGVFWPCPEASEGGVAEGTPRLFLEQFATEDGRARFVPVVHRDAAEEPDAEYPVLLTTGRVLAQYQSGAQTRRVDELNAAAPGPFVELHPRLAARLGVGEDDPVAVVSRRGRAVAPARVTSAIRSDTVFMPFHWPGEGRANTLTHPALDPVSRMPEFKVCAVRVERA from the coding sequence ATGCACTCCACGGCGACACCGGCGGTACCTGCGACACCTGAGACGACCGCGACCCCCGCAGCACCCGCGCCCGCGGGCTCGTCCGCGACCTCGACCCACTGTCCGTACTGCGCGCTGCAGTGCGGGATGGACCTGGTCACGGGCCCCCAGGGGGTGGAGGTCGTGGAGCGGACCGGGTTCCCGGTGAACAAGGGAGCCCTGTGCGGCAAGGGGCGCACGGCACCCGCGGTGCTCTCCTCCCGGGTGCGCCTGACGGAGCCGCTCGTCCGGTCCCGCGCCACGGGTGAGCTCACGCCGGCCACTTGGGAGGAGGCGCTCGACCGGGTCGCCGACGGGCTGATCCGTACCCGGACCGAGTACGGCGCGGACGCATGCGGGGTGTTCGGCGGGGGCGGTCTGACCAACGAGAAGGCGTACGCGCTGGGCAAGTTCGCGAGGGTCGCGCTCGGCACGTCGCAGATCGACTACAACGGACGGTTCTGCATGTCGTCCGCCGCGGCCGCCGGTCAGCGGGCGTTCGGGCTCGACCGGGGGCTGCCGTTCCCGCTGGCGGACATCCCGCGCACGGGGTGCGTGATCCTCGTCGGGTCGAACCTCGCCGAGACGATGCCGCCCGCGCTGCGGTATCTGACGGAGCTGCGGGAGAACGGCGGCACGCTGATCGTCGTGGACCCCCGGCGGACCCGGACCGCCGAGCAGGCGGATCTGCACCTGGCGCCGCGGCCCGGCACGGACCTCGCCCTGGCGCTCGGCCTGCTGCACCTGATCGTGGCGGAGGGCCGCACGGACGACGCGTTCATCGAGGAGCGGACGAGCGGATGGGAGGAGGCGAGGGCGGCGGCGATGGCGCACTGGCCGGAGCACGTCGAGCGGATCACTGGTGTGGCGGTGCCGCAACTGCGGGACGCCGTGCGGCTCTTCTGCGGTGCCGACGCGGCGATGGTGCTCACCGCGCGCGGTCCCGAGCAGCAGTCCAAGGGCACGGACACGGTGGGTGCGTGGATCAATCTGTGCCTGGCCACGGGGCGCGCCGGACGGCCGTTCTCCGGGTACGGGTGCCTGACGGGGCAGGGCAACGGTCAGGGCGGGCGGGAGCACGGCCAGAAGGCGGACCAGCTGCCCGGCTACCGGAAGCTGACCGATCCGGCGGCGCGGGCCCATGTGGCGGGGGTCTGGGGAGTGGACCCGGACTCGCTGCCGGGCCCGGGCAGGTCGGCGTACGAACTGCTCGACGCGTTGGGCGGCGACATCAAGTCGCTGCTCCTGATGGGGTCCAACCCGGTCGTCTCGGCGCCGCGGGCCGCGCATGTGGAGGAGCGGTTGCGGTCGCTGGACTTCCTCGCGGTGGCGGACGTGGTGCTGTCCGAGACGGCGCGGCTTGCGGACGTGGTGCTGCCGGTGACGCAGTGGGCGGAGGAGACGGGGACGGTGACGAACCTGGAGGGGCGGGTGCTGCTGCGGCAGCGCGCGGTGAGCGCGCCGGCCGGAGTGCGCGGCGATCTCGACGTGCTGCACGGGCTCGCGGAGCGGCTCGGGCACGGGAAGGGGTTCCCGACCGAGCCGGAGGAGGTCTTCGAGGAGTTGCGCAGGGCGAGCGCGGGCGGGCCCGCGGACTACTCGGGGATCAGTTATGAGCGGCTGAGGGAGGACGACGGGAAGGGGGTGTTCTGGCCGTGTCCCGAGGCTTCGGAAGGTGGGGTGGCCGAAGGGACGCCGCGGTTGTTCCTGGAGCAGTTCGCCACCGAGGACGGGCGGGCGCGGTTCGTGCCGGTGGTGCACCGGGACGCGGCGGAGGAGCCGGACGCGGAGTATCCGGTGCTGCTGACGACGGGACGGGTGCTCGCCCAGTACCAGTCCGGGGCCCAGACGCGGCGCGTCGACGAGCTCAACGCTGCGGCTCCGGGGCCCTTCGTGGAGCTGCATCCGCGGCTCGCCGCGCGTCTGGGGGTCGGGGAGGACGATCCGGTCGCCGTCGTCTCACGCCGGGGGCGCGCGGTGGCTCCGGCGCGGGTGACGTCGGCGATCCGCTCCGACACGGTGTTCATGCCGTTCCACTGGCCGGGCGAGGGGCGGGCCAACACGCTGACGCATCCCGCACTGGATCCCGTGTCTCGGATGCCGGAGTTCAAGGTGTGCGCGGTGCGGGTGGAGCGGGCGTGA
- a CDS encoding gamma-glutamylcyclotransferase family protein, giving the protein MSDDELGTARLPFFVYGTLRPGEPNHAVHLRGRTAREEPALLPDALLYDGPGYPYAVEHPGEGPVHGELLTALPAAYAPLLTALDLLEEYTPGDPGNLYERVVRDVLDRTSTPVRAWVYVAAPRIAAGLRTSGSVIGAGDWASHRNAQLKRLRTRTGDLNHS; this is encoded by the coding sequence ATGAGCGACGACGAACTCGGCACGGCCCGGCTGCCGTTCTTCGTGTACGGCACGCTGCGCCCCGGCGAACCCAATCACGCCGTCCACCTGCGCGGCAGGACCGCGAGGGAGGAGCCCGCCCTCCTGCCGGACGCGCTCCTCTACGACGGCCCCGGCTACCCGTACGCCGTCGAGCACCCCGGCGAGGGCCCGGTCCACGGCGAACTCCTGACCGCACTCCCCGCCGCCTACGCCCCCCTCCTCACCGCCCTGGACCTCCTGGAGGAGTACACCCCGGGCGACCCCGGCAACCTCTACGAACGCGTCGTCCGCGACGTCCTCGACCGGACCAGCACCCCCGTCCGCGCCTGGGTCTACGTCGCGGCCCCGCGCATCGCCGCCGGTCTCCGCACCTCCGGCTCGGTCATCGGCGCGGGCGACTGGGCCTCACACCGAAATGCGCAGCTCAAACGCTTACGCACCCGAACCGGTGATCTGAATCACTCGTGA
- a CDS encoding ferric reductase-like transmembrane domain-containing protein, with protein sequence MPEEAPRVPGAGRRRTRRTREAPRVTPAPPLRISPRTLHTGIVDGALGVTAMWAVQAEPSARLDVLFATGAHLTGLLAGYGILVMLFLMARVPAVEHGVGADRLARTHALGGRYVLSLCAAHAVLALCGYAAHADTDLLHAALDLLGYPGLAAATIGTALLAAVGVTSARALRRRVRHETWRAVHLLTYLGAALAFAHQLAGPDIAGGVLSLGLWSLLHATVAVLLVWYRVVVPVRQALRHSLRVIGVHDEGPGVVSVVVQGIGVDALRAEPGQFFRWRFLRRRLWHTALPFSLSAPVRDDTLRITVKAAGDHTRRIRRLRPGTRVLATGPFGALTAHRRTRRKVLLLAGGVGITPMRALFETLPGGPGDLTLLYRAADAEQLVLKEELEAIARRRQAGLHYLLGRSDASFDPLAPQALRNLIPDLADHDVYLCGPPGMAAAATTALVRAGVPEDRIHAECFTF encoded by the coding sequence ATGCCCGAGGAGGCGCCGCGCGTGCCCGGGGCCGGGCGGCGCCGGACCCGAAGGACCCGGGAGGCGCCCCGCGTCACCCCCGCCCCGCCCCTCCGCATCTCACCCCGCACCCTGCACACCGGCATCGTCGACGGCGCCCTCGGCGTCACCGCGATGTGGGCCGTGCAGGCGGAGCCGTCCGCACGGCTCGACGTCCTCTTCGCCACCGGGGCGCACCTGACGGGACTGCTCGCCGGATACGGCATCCTCGTCATGCTCTTCCTGATGGCCCGCGTCCCCGCCGTCGAGCACGGCGTGGGCGCCGACCGGCTCGCGCGGACCCACGCACTCGGCGGCCGGTACGTGCTGAGCCTCTGCGCCGCCCACGCCGTCCTCGCCCTCTGCGGATACGCCGCCCACGCCGACACCGACCTCCTGCACGCCGCCCTCGACCTGCTCGGCTACCCGGGGCTCGCCGCCGCCACCATCGGCACCGCCCTCCTCGCCGCCGTCGGTGTCACCTCCGCCCGCGCCCTGCGCCGCCGCGTCCGGCACGAGACCTGGCGCGCCGTGCACCTGCTGACCTACCTCGGCGCCGCCCTCGCCTTCGCCCACCAGCTCGCCGGGCCCGACATCGCGGGCGGCGTCCTCTCCCTCGGGCTCTGGTCGCTGCTGCACGCCACGGTCGCCGTGCTCCTCGTCTGGTACCGCGTCGTCGTACCCGTACGGCAGGCGCTTCGGCACAGCCTGCGCGTCATCGGCGTACACGATGAAGGACCCGGTGTCGTCTCCGTCGTCGTGCAGGGCATCGGCGTCGACGCGCTGCGCGCCGAACCCGGCCAGTTCTTCCGCTGGCGGTTCCTGCGGCGCAGGCTCTGGCACACCGCGCTGCCCTTCTCGCTCTCCGCGCCCGTCCGCGACGACACCCTGCGCATCACCGTCAAGGCGGCCGGCGACCACACCCGCCGCATCCGGCGCCTCAGGCCCGGCACCCGCGTCCTCGCCACCGGCCCGTTCGGCGCGCTCACCGCGCACCGGCGCACCCGGCGCAAAGTGCTGCTCCTCGCGGGCGGCGTCGGCATCACCCCCATGCGGGCGCTCTTCGAGACGCTGCCCGGCGGCCCCGGCGACCTCACCCTGCTCTACCGCGCGGCCGACGCCGAACAGCTCGTCCTCAAGGAGGAGCTGGAGGCCATCGCGCGGAGGCGGCAGGCGGGGCTGCACTATCTGCTCGGCCGCTCCGACGCGTCCTTCGACCCACTGGCCCCGCAGGCCCTGCGCAACCTGATCCCCGACCTCGCCGACCACGACGTGTACCTGTGCGGCCCGCCCGGCATGGCGGCCGCGGCGACCACGGCGCTCGTACGGGCGGGCGTGCCGGAGGACCGCATCCACGCGGAGTGCTTCACGTTCTGA
- a CDS encoding vancomycin high temperature exclusion protein, with the protein MKRRGDLTARWTAWRAARGTGRPRRPAWLRLPRTRKEQRRTIQAVMALCVLALLPATWLFVSTEDRIGSVADAPRARVAVVFGAGLWQGEPSPYLAHRLDAAAELYRTGRIEVVLVTGDNSREEYDEPDAMRTYLKKHGVPDRRIVSDYAGFDTWDSCVRAKKIFGVDRAVLVSQGFHIRRAVALCDAAGVSSYRVAVDAKHDETWYYGGAREVLAAGKAAVDAALKPDPHFLGPREPGVSRALAAPR; encoded by the coding sequence ATGAAGAGACGTGGAGACCTGACGGCGCGGTGGACGGCGTGGCGGGCGGCGCGAGGGACGGGACGACCGCGCAGACCGGCGTGGCTGCGACTGCCGCGCACACGGAAGGAACAGCGGCGGACGATACAGGCGGTGATGGCCCTGTGCGTGCTCGCGCTGCTGCCCGCGACCTGGCTGTTCGTGTCGACGGAGGACAGGATCGGGTCGGTCGCCGATGCGCCGCGCGCCCGGGTGGCCGTGGTCTTCGGCGCCGGACTGTGGCAGGGCGAGCCGTCGCCGTATCTGGCGCACCGGCTCGACGCGGCCGCGGAGTTGTACCGCACGGGCCGCATAGAGGTCGTGCTCGTCACGGGGGACAACAGCCGCGAGGAGTACGACGAGCCGGACGCGATGCGCACCTACCTGAAGAAGCACGGCGTGCCGGACCGACGGATCGTCAGCGACTACGCCGGGTTCGACACCTGGGACAGTTGCGTGCGCGCCAAGAAGATATTCGGCGTGGACCGTGCGGTGCTGGTCAGCCAGGGCTTCCACATACGCAGGGCGGTCGCGCTGTGCGACGCGGCGGGCGTCTCGTCATACAGGGTCGCGGTGGACGCCAAACACGACGAGACCTGGTACTACGGCGGCGCGCGGGAGGTCCTAGCGGCGGGTAAGGCGGCGGTCGACGCGGCGCTGAAACCGGATCCGCACTTCCTCGGTCCGCGGGAGCCGGGCGTGTCCCGCGCGCTGGCAGCGCCACGCTGA
- a CDS encoding class F sortase: MRRTRTGTRLRTRLRTRLRARSRTRSGVGRRAGNAVIGTVSAVALCSGAWLLSSGSASHPPPQPSAAQAAQTDQSDQSDQSARTARATAPSTGEHGTAPLPPSPPDRVRIPAIGVDTPLMGLGLTRQGSLDVPPPERKNLAGWYEAGTTPGERGTAIVAGHVDNKEGPAVFYELGALQKGRTIEVERRDGSVAVFTVHANEVYDAADFPDEKVYGAASRPELRVITCGGKYSKQTGYQGNVVVFAHLTAVR, from the coding sequence ATGCGCCGCACGCGAACCGGTACGCGACTCCGCACGCGCCTGCGTACGCGCCTCCGCGCACGGTCGCGTACGCGGTCCGGCGTCGGCCGCAGAGCAGGCAACGCCGTCATAGGCACGGTCAGCGCGGTGGCGCTGTGCTCCGGGGCGTGGCTGCTCAGCAGCGGATCCGCGTCGCACCCACCGCCCCAGCCGTCCGCCGCACAAGCCGCGCAGACCGACCAGAGCGACCAGAGCGACCAGAGCGCCCGGACCGCGCGAGCCACGGCCCCTTCGACGGGCGAGCACGGCACGGCTCCCCTCCCCCCGTCCCCGCCCGACCGCGTGCGGATCCCCGCCATCGGCGTCGACACGCCCCTGATGGGCCTCGGCCTGACCCGGCAGGGCAGCCTCGACGTGCCGCCGCCGGAGCGCAAGAACCTCGCGGGCTGGTACGAGGCCGGCACCACGCCCGGCGAGCGCGGCACCGCCATCGTGGCGGGCCACGTCGACAACAAGGAGGGGCCCGCCGTCTTCTACGAGCTGGGCGCGCTGCAGAAGGGCCGCACGATCGAGGTCGAGCGCAGGGACGGCAGTGTCGCCGTCTTCACGGTCCACGCGAACGAGGTGTACGACGCGGCGGACTTCCCCGACGAGAAGGTGTACGGCGCCGCGTCACGCCCGGAACTGCGGGTCATCACGTGCGGCGGCAAGTACTCGAAGCAGACGGGTTACCAGGGCAACGTCGTGGTCTTCGCGCACCTCACCGCGGTCCGCTGA